A genomic segment from Sander vitreus isolate 19-12246 chromosome 3, sanVit1, whole genome shotgun sequence encodes:
- the LOC144515848 gene encoding cdc42 effector protein 3, translating into MPAKTPMYLKTTTPKKGKRLRLRDVLSGDMISPPLGDVRHSAHVGPEGEGDMFGDVGFLQGKMNMLPPLSRVQDGRSHSVERHLDDGFTARQDTHSYAYNGYHYQHTSTGLLKTTISMPVFISHEQAPPKPPRLHLDDPSSSSLPSQQNNFHHHQQPADMSHKQANGYRHTDNHSQLFENGVVGRLASEPCRDISLSPAIRMLVPSSGSFSEASSEDSMSENCGPLDGRRGLSLDSDAGLSNEDLRSERSESPCAAFHPAGLTVSSGVSRSDSMAGLNLDLGPSIMEDVLSIMDRYKTEDNRCEL; encoded by the coding sequence ATGCCTGCAAAGACGccaatgtacttaaaaactacaactcccaagAAGGGAAAGAGACTGAGGCTCCGTGATGTCCTCTCAGGTGATATGATCAGCCCCCCGCTGGGCGATGTGCGTCACAGCGCCCATGTGGGGCCCGAAGGGGAGGGCGACATGTTTGGAGACGTGGGTTTCCTGCAGGGTAAGATGAACATGCTGCCGCCCCTGAGTCGGGTGCAGGACGGGCGCTCGCACAGCGTGGAGAGACACCTGGATGACGGCTTCACCGCgagacaggacacacacagcTACGCCTACAATGGTTACCACTATCAGCACACCTCCACTGGCCTCCTAAAGACCACCATCTCCATGCCTGTGTTCATCTCCCATGAACAGGCTCCACCCAAACCCCCACGCCTCCACCTGGACGACCCCTCCTCGTCTTCTCTGCCTTCCCAGCAAAACAACTTCCACCACCATCAGCAGCCTGCAGACATGAGCCACAAACAGGCCAACGGCTACAGGCACACAGACAACCACAGCCAGCTCTTTGAGAACGGCGTGGTGGGTCGTTTGGCATCAGAGCCCTGCCGTGACATCTCCCTCTCCCCAGCCATCCGCATGCTCGTCCCCTCCTCTGGCTCCTTCTCAGAGGCCTCATCTGAGGACTCCATGTCAGAAAACTGCGGGCCCCTGGACGGTCGCCGGGGCCTCAGCCTGGACTCTGATGCCGGCCTGAGCAACGAGGATCTGAGGAGTGAACGCAGTGAGTCGCCCTGCGCTGCCTTCCATCCGGCCGGTCTCACGGTCTCATCCGGGGTGTCACGGTCAGACTCTATGGCAGGCTTAAACTTGGACCTGGGCCCATCTATCATGGAGGACGTCCTGAGTATCATGGACCGCTACAAGACTGAGGACAACCGCTGTGAGCTGTGA